A stretch of the Papaver somniferum cultivar HN1 chromosome 6, ASM357369v1, whole genome shotgun sequence genome encodes the following:
- the LOC113285902 gene encoding exopolyphosphatase PRUNE1-like has protein sequence MENQKLYLRKRENPFLDGIGRSNGGFTDEGVMFDFQGSVSHRSSVDISESKISFGDLSDELSEKHTKNLASATHESGRKSGMISAPSFSSFNIPSMSQMDLDDENDLLRKSILRPNKADKASFGIPTAVKLKVQRMYSMNKIKSDISRIPLPPSAASFYSGNVPPRVEIVESCESIDRLNQYLKDQRDFISVGVPGRFLHVVMGQETTDAGSVASTILYAFYLSETLKSIQLCTVPIINMKRGDLNSHAELTWLLESCHIDLSSLIFIDEIDLSYYYLYGSLKLVLLNNHKVPTKNESLKHAVVESFNCVKEDSTSVRVETVTSGQDCSCCTLVAEKVSLASPELLAGQGFSRLLLAGILLDTGNLKSSRCTSKDKYMATLLINGAGRFGINGFYQILKYKMYDISELKIGDILRKDFKKWTTKVGKPDNPASRLMLLLIGMSSVGISVGQLLSHTDSAAQEIILFQQSEKLRLLMIVSGYYDVQKNFKREILVSAESSELMRNLLHFLNANASQLPLKDLHKPGLRGELKAFEIDKKITSRKTIERLLEEFGGTSRQ, from the exons ATGGAGAACCAG AAACTGTATCTACGCAAACGGGAAAACCCATTCCTTGATGGTATTGGAAGAAGCAACGGGGGATTCACAGATGAAGGTGTTATGTTTGACTTTCAGGGAAGTGTTAGCCACCGGAGTTCAGTAGACATCTCAGAGTCCAAAATATCATTTGGAGATCTCTCTGATGAATTATCAGAGAAACATACTAAGAATTTGGCTTCAGCGACTCATGAGTCAGGGAGAAAGTCAGGGATGATTTCGgcaccatcattttcatctttcaaTATCCCATCAATGTCTCAAATGGATTTGGATGATGAGAATGATTTACTGAGAAAGTCTATTTTGAGGCCTAACAAAGCAGACAAGGCGTCCTTTGGCATTCCTACTGCAGTCAAGCTAAAAGTTCAAAGAATGTATTCGATGAATAAGATAAAGTCGGATATTTCTAGAATTCCACTCCCTCCTTCAGCAGCATCATTCTATAGTGGGAATGTGCCTCCTCGTGTTGAAATTGTTGAATCATGTGAAAGCATTGACAGGCTAAATCAGTACTTGAAAGACCAGAGAGATTTTATCAGTGTTGGTGTTCCTGGGAGGTTCTTACATGTTGTAATGGGGCAAGAGACTACTG ATGCTGGATCCGTTGCTTCAACCATCTTGTACGCCTTTTACTTAAGTGAAACACTGAAGAGTATCCAGCTTTGCACTGTGCCCATCATCAACATGAAGCGGGGAGATCTAAACTCTCATGCGGAACTCACATGGTTGCTTGAATCGTGTCATATTGACCTGTCATCCCTGATTTTCATTGACGAG ATTGATCTCTCTTATTACTACTTATATGGGAGTCTTAAACTAGTCCTGCTGAACAACCACAAAGTACCAACCAAGAATGAG TCTTTGAAGCATGCCGTGGTAGAAAGCTTCAATTGTGTAAAG GAAGATTCTACTTCTGTGCGGGTTGAAACAGTTACTAGTGGCCAG GACTGCTCATGTTGTACACTTGTTGCTGAAAAGGTCTCTCTTGCTTCACCTGAGTTGTTGGCTGGACAAGGCTTCAGTCGGCTTTTG TTAGCAGGTATACTTCTGGATACAGGGAATCTGAAAAGCTCCCGGTGCACCTCCAAAGATAAATACATGGCCACATTGCTGATTAATGGTGCTGGTCGATTTGGAATTAATGGATTTTACCAGATAT TGAAGTATAAAATGTATGATATATCTGAGCTTAAGATAGGGGATATCTTGCGTAAGGATTTCAAGAAGTGGACAACCAAAGTAG GAAAGCCTGACAATCCTGCTTCAAGATTGATGCTTCTATTGATTGGGATGAGTTCTGTCGGCATTTCTGTTGGGCAACTTCTCTCTCATACGGATTCTGCTGCacaagaaatcattcttttccagC AGTCGGAGAAACTGCGCCTGCTTATGATTGTTTCCGGTTATTATGATGTACAGAAGAACTTCAAG AGGGAGATCCTTGTCTCGGCTGAATCTTCAGAGCTAATGAGGAATCTACTACATTTTCTCAACGCCAATGCTTCTCAATTGCCGCTAAAAGATCTTCACAAACCAG GTCTTAGGGGTGAGCTGAAAGCGTTTGAGATTGATAAGAAGATAACATCAAGGAAAACCATAGAGCGTCTCTTGGAAGAATTTGGTGGAACATCTAGACAGTGA
- the LOC113291110 gene encoding pentatricopeptide repeat-containing protein At4g21300-like, protein MLQSSSSLRQGYQVHSQIIVHGMSDHNDMGSRILGMYVRCKSFSDAKNVFFRIYLGYTSPWNWMIRGFTMMGSYNNALLFYFKMLGCGISPDKYTFPYVVKACSNLNSLGLGRLIHESVVSTGFGMDVFVGSSLIKLYAENGAICDAHELFEKLPVKDSVLWNVMINGYVKNGDLKKAMEVFTQMRYTEIMPNYVTFACVLSICASEMKLEMGRVLHGLAIHCGVDSESPVANTLLAMYSKSGCLYEARKIFDMTPRTDLVTWNGMIAGYVQNGFLVEACDLFREMLSAGAKPDSITFSSFLPSVSDLADLKQGKEIHGYIVRHGVVMDAFLKTALIDIYFKCREIEMACSIFNQTKTVDAVIYTAMISGFVLHGMHSDALRTFQPLLEAQMRPTSVTLASVLPALTGLASLRLGKELHGYILKYGHEEGGYVGSSLTDMYAKCGRLDLANCVFHRMPVRDVVAWNSMISSCSQNGKPEEAINLFRDMGLKGANYNCATISAALSACSNLPALHDGKEIHGFMMKGSFRTDLFAESALVDMYSKCGDLNLARRVFDLMEWKNEVSWNSIIAAYGIHGRIKEAQLLFHAMLEKGFQPDHITFLAMISACSHAGLIDEGIDYFRSMTENYEIRARMEHYACMVDLLGSAGRLDETLNIITSMPFEADAGIWGALLGASRNQGNVEIAEVASKHLFKLDPQNSGYYVLMANVHADAGQWASALKVRELMKERGVKKLPGCSWIEINGISHMFVAAYKNHPESAEIYLMLKNLLLDMKKQGYAPQPYLSEHC, encoded by the coding sequence ATGTTGCAGTCATCTTCATCTCTTCGACAAGGTTATCAGGTCCATTCACAAATCATTGTTCATGGAATGAGTGATCATAATGATATGGGTTCAAGAATATTGGGTATGTATGTACGTTGTAAAAGTTTCAGTGATGCTAAAAATGTGTTTTTTAGGATTTATTTGGGGTATACTTCTCCTTGGAATTGGATGATTAGAGGGTTCACTATGATGGGTTCTTATAATAATGCATTATTGTTCTATTTCAAGATGTTGGGGTGTGGGATTTCACCTGATAAATATACATTTCCTTATGTAGTTAAGGCTTGTAGTAATTTAAATTCTTTGGGTTTAGGTAGGTTGATTCATGAATCTGTTGTTTCTACTGGGTTTGGGATGGATGTATTTGTGGGTAGTTCTTTGATTAAATTGTATGCTGAGAATGGCGCGATATGTGATGCACATGAGTTGTTTGAGAAACTGCCTGTTAAAGATTCTGTTTTGTGGAATGTGATGATTAATGGGTATGTGAAAAATGGGGATTTGAAGAAAGCTATGGAAGTGTTTACGCAGATGAGGTATACGGAAATAATGCCTAATTATGTAACATTTGCTTGTGTTCTGTCTATTTGTGCGTCTGAAATGAAGCTTGAAATGGGTAGAGTGCTTCACGGACTTGCTATTCATTGTGGAGTGGATTCAGAGTCACCTGTAGCAAACACATTATTGGCGATGTATTCAAAGTCTGGCTGTTTATATGAAGCACGTAAGATATTTGATATGACACCTCGGACTGATTTAGTTACATGGAATGGGATGATTGCAGGGTATGTTCAAAATGGGTTTTTGGTTGAGGCTTGTGATTTGTTCCGTGAGATGTTATCTGCTGGTGCTAAACCAGATTCTATCACGTTTTCGAGTTTTCTTCCTTCAGTTTCTGACTTGGCAGATTTGAAGCAAGGTAAGGAAATTCATGGTTATATTGTAAGGCATGGTGTGGTTATGGATGCATTCTTGAAGACTGCACTGATCGATATATACTTCAAATGCAGGGAAATAGAGATGGCATGCAGTATTTTCAATCAGACAAAAACAGTGGATGCCGTTATTTATACGGCTATGATTTCAGGATTTGTGCTCCATGGTATGCATAGTGATGCTTTACGGACTTTTCAGCCGTTGCTTGAGGCACAAATGAGGCCCACTTCAGTCACCCTAGCAAGTGTTTTGCCAGCTTTGACTGGCTTGGCTTCTCTTAGGTTGGGGAAGGAGCTTCATGGTTACATTCTTAAGTATGGGCATGAGGAAGGAGGTTATGTTGGAAGTTCCCTAACTGATATGTATGCAAAATGCGGAAGACTGGATCTTGCTAACTGCGTTTTTCATAGAATGCCTGTGAGAGATGTTGTGGCCTGGAATTCGATGATTTCGAGCTGTTCGCAGAATGGGAAACCAGAAGAAGCCATCAATCTGTTCCGTGATATGGGATTGAAGGGTGCAAATTATAATTGTGCCACGATTTCAGCTGCACTTTCTGCATGTTCAAATTTACCCGCACTTCATGATGGGAAAGAAATCCATGGTTTTATGATGAAAGGTTCCTTTAGAACTGATCTCTTTGCGGAGAGTGCTCTAGTAGACATGTATAGTAAGTGCGGAGACTTGAATCTTGCACGTAGGGTCTTTGACTTGATGGAGTGGAAGAACGAAGTCTCATGGAATAGCATTATTgctgcttatggtatacatggaCGGATTAAAGAAGCGCAACTTTTGTTCCATGCTATGTTAGAGAAAGGATTTCAACCTGATCATATAACTTTTCTTGCCATGATCTCTGCTTGTAGTCATGCAGGACTTATTGATGAAGGTATAGATTACTTCCGCTCTATGACCGAAAACTATGAAATTAGAGCTCGAATGGAGCATTACGCATGCATGGTTGATTTGTTAGGGAGTGCTGGTCGCCTAGATGAAACACTAAACATTATTACTAGCATGCCCTTTGAAGCAGATGCAGGTATTTGGGGGGCATTGCTGGGAGCGAGTCGAAATCAGGGGAATGTTGAAATCGCAGAGGTGGCATCAAAGCATTTATTTAAATTGGACCCACAAAATTCGGGATATTACGTATTGATGGCAAATGTTCATGCTGATGCTGGTCAATGGGCTAGCGCTCTAAAAGTTCGAGAATTGATGAAGGAAAGAGGGGTCAAGAAGTTACCAGGTTGCAGTTGGATTGAGATCAACGGCATTTCTCATATGTTTGTTGCTGCATATAAAAATCACCCAGAATCTGCAGAGATTTATCTGATGTTAAAGAATCTTCTTCTGGATATGAAGAAACAAGGATATGCTCCCCAACCTTATCTTTCCGAACATTGCTAA